acacTGAGCCCTaaaggggtttggggacacGGCCCTaaaggggtttggggacacGGAGCCCTaaaggggtttggggacacGGAGCCCTaaaggggtttggggttccCAAAGTGAGGGGAGGGATGTCCCCAAATTAGGGGGAGGtgacgggggggggggggacaggGGGCGATGTCCCCAAATTAGGGTGGGGGACAGGGGGCGATGTCCCCGAATTGGGGagggggtggcagggctggtgggGCCCGGCAGGGGGCGCTGCTGTCCCGGCGGCggttggggacattggggacaatcctggggggacactggggacaacCCTGGGGAGACACTGGGGACAATCctgggacattggggacactcctggggggacattggggacaatcctgggggacactggggacacccctgggggacattggggaaaatttggaaaaggggaaaaatgggaatagggggaaaaatgggaataggGGAAATGGGAataggggaaaatggggaattgTGCCGGGAAAGCCCTGGAGGGGCCCGGACGAGGGGCGGGAATTCCCAATCTGTCGGGCCGGAATCTCAATGAGGGCCCAGAGTTCCCTTTGTGAGGGGGACAATGGGGCCAGATGGGGACGGGGCCCCAAAGGGGTTCGGGATCTGCCGGGACGGGGAAAACCGGCCCTAAaggggactgggaatgggaaaaccgGCCCTAAaggggactgggaatgggaaaaccgACCCTAAAGGGGACTGGAATGGGAAAACCGACCCTAAAGGGGACTGGAATGGGAAAACCGACCCTAAAGGGGAGTGGAATGGGAAAACCGACCCTAAAGGGGAGTGGAATGGGAAAACCGACCCTAAAGGGGACTGGAATGGGAAAACCGGCCCTAAAGGGGACTGGAATGGGAAAACCGACCCTAAaggggactgggaatgggaaaaccgGCCCTAAAGGGGACTGGAATGGGAAAACCAGCCCTAAAAGGGAttggggatggggaaagggcCCTAAAAGGGtttggggatggggacagggccttttccttttccctgcaaaaGTGCACCAGGACACAGTGGATaagttaataataataataataataaataatgataataataaataataaataataattctcaataaataaattaattccatAAATATCCTCATGGCACGGAGACGGGggcagggaagggtttggggggaaaagggggagccGGCCCCGGGAATTCCTGCTCCAGTTCTCCGGGAATTCTGCTCCCAGTTCCTCGGGAATTGCGGCTCCGACCTTTTGGGATTTGctgtcccaaatccctgggattTGCAGCTCCGTTCCTCTGGGGATTTCGGCTCCATCCCCCTGGGAATTGCTGCTCCAGTTCCTCAGGAATtgctgctccaaacccctgGGAATTGCGGCTCCACCCTCTGGGATTTGCTCTTCCAAACTTTAGGGTTTTGCTGCTCCAACCCTTTGGGATTCGCTGTCCCAATCTCTGGGATTTGCAGCTCCGTTCCTCTGGGAATTTTGGCTCCATCCCCCTGGGAATTGCTGCTCCAGTTCCTCAGGAATTGTGGCTCCACCCTCCGGGATTTGCACTTCAAAACTTTTGGGATTTGTGGCTCCAACCCTTTGGGATTTGTGGCTCCAACCCTTTGGGATTTGTGGCTCCATTGCTCTGGGATTTGCAGTCCCCGGTCTCTGGGATtggctcttccctccctccgGAATTGCTGCTCCAGTTCCTCCGGAATTGCTGCTCCaaagccctgggagcagggccggggggggcagggtgggcacgcggacggacggacggacggacggacacAGGGACGGACACGTGGACACATGGACAGACACATGGACAGGTCAGACGTCCAGGACGTGGTTCAGGTGGAGATGTGGCAGACGGCCGGGTGGACACacagatggacacagggatggacagacgGACACACAGATGGACAGACGGACACCTCAGACATCCAGGACGTGGTTCAGGTAGGAGATGTAGCAGATGGCTGGGTGGACACACggacggacacacggacacagggatggacagacaCATGGACACCTCAGACATCCAAGATGTGGTTCAGGTAGGAGATGTAGCAGACGGCCGGGTGGACACACGGACGGACACAGGGACGGACGGACAGTCAGACATCCAGGACGTGGTTCAGGTGTAGcagacggacagacggacacagGGACGGACGGACAGACACTTCAGACGTCCAGGACGTGGTTCAGGTAGGAGATGTAGCAGACAGCCGGGTGGACACACGGACGGACACAGGGATGGACGGACAGTCAGACATCCAGGACGTGGTTCAGGTGTAGcagacggacagacggacacagGGACGGAGGGACGGACAGGTCAGACGTCCAGGACGTGGTTCAGGTAGGAGATGTAGCAGACGGCCGGgtggacacagggatggacagacgGACACAGGGACGGAGGGACGGACAGGTCAGACGTCCAGGACGTGGTTCAGGTGTAGcagacggacagacggacacagGGACGGACGGACGGTCAGACAGACGTCCAGGACGTGGTTCAGGTGTAGcagacggacagacggacacagGGACGGACGGACGGTCAGTCAGACGTCCAGGACGTGGTTCAGGTAGGAGATGTAGCAGATGGCCAGGCGCAGGATCTCGATCTCGGACAGTTTCTTGTCGGGgggcagcatgggcagcagggacgGACGCacggacggacagacggacacagggacagacagacggaCACCTCAGACGTCCAGGACGTGGTTCAGGTAGGAGATGTAGCAGATGGCCAGGCGCAGGATCTCGATCTTGGACAGTTTCTTGTCGGGgggcagcgtgggcagcaggcGCCGCAGCTCGGCGAAGGCCACGTTGAAGGCCTCGACGCGGATGCGCTCGCGCGTGGCGTGCGCCGTGCGGTACTTGGCCGTGGCGCgccgccggcgccgccgctcctCGCGGCTCAGCGGCTCCTTGCCCGCCGGGcccgcaccggcaccggcaccggcaccggccccCGGCGCGGGCTCGGGCTCGGGGTGAGCCGAGGGGACGGCGAGGGAGGAAGGCTCCGAGTTCAGCATCATCGTCGCGGGGGAGAGGGGACGGCGGCAAAGGGATCCCGGGGAGAGATCCAAAGGGATCCTGGGGACAGATCCAAAGGGATCCCGGGGACAGATCCAAAGGGATCCCGGGGACAGTTCCAAAGGGATCCTGGGGAGAGATCCAAAGGGATCCCGGGGACAGATCCAAAGGGATCCCAGGGATAGCAGCAAAAGGATCCTGAGGATTTGGGGACAGATCCAAAGGGAtcccaggatttggggacaATTCCAAAGCGATCCCAGGGACAGATCCAAAGGGATCCCAGGGTTTGGGGACAATTCCAAAGCGATCCCAGGGACAGATCCAAAGGgatcccagggacagcagcaaaaGGATCCCGAGGATTTGGGGACAGATCCAAAGGGAtcccaggatttggggacagATCCAAAAGGATCCTGAGGATTTGGGGACAGATCCAAAGGGATCCTGAGGACTTGGGGACAATTAAAAAGGGATCCCGAGGATTTGGGGACAGATCCAAAGGGATCCCGGGGTTTGAGGACAATTCCAAAGGGATCTCGGGGACAGATCCAAAGGGATCCTGGagtttggggacagcagcaaaGGGATCCTGGGGACAGATCCAAACAGATCCCGGGGActtggggacagcagcaaaAGGATCCTGGAGTTTGGGGACAGCTCCAAAGGGATcctgggggtttggggacagctctgaACTAATGGTGGGAATTTGGGGACAATTCCAAGCTGATCCCGTGGATTTGGGGTCACGTCCGGGTGTTTTGGGGTCGCCTCCGAGCTGGTCccgggggttttggggtcaccTCAGCAGGAGAAGTGCCCGGATTTGGGGCGCCCGTCCCCGGCTCCCAGCGAGGCCGGTGGggatcctcctcctcctcctcctcatcacATCCCAGCCGGGACTCGGGGCCTTTTCCTCGGGAATTCCGCGAGGAAACTTCCCCGGGGATGGATCCGGGAGCGCGGCcggaggcagaggaaggggatCGAGTTTTCCCCTGGTTTTGGGGTTCGGGGTCAGGATGCGGCTCCGGAGCCCTCGGGGGTCAGATCCCGGCGGGTCTGGAAAAGAAGGATCGGGAATTTCGGCTCCGGGTGGGAAAGGAGCCGGCAGAGGcgtcaaaataaaataattaaagtgaaatcatgataaaaaaaaaaaatagtaaaaatgaaaataaagtaaaacaagGCAAGATCAAATAATGgaatgaaatgaaacagaatggaatgggatgaaatgaataaaataaaataaaataaataaaataaataaaataaaaaaataaaataaaataaaataaaataaaataaaataaaataaaataaaataaatttaaaaattaaaataaaataataaaggattttccacagcttttccctgtcAAATCCCGTCTACTTTGGGAAACAAACTCAGGGAATTCCAGCTCCCGGAAGGAAAAGGATCCCCGAGAAGCTCGGGGAATTCGGGGAGCTGGAAAAGCTCCGGGAATTCGGGGGCCGGGAAAGCTCCGGGAATTCGGGGGCCGGGAAAGCTCCGGGAATTCGGGGCCGGGGCCCCGGGGCTCTCCGGAGGTGGCAGGTGGCGGAtgcgcggcgggggcggggcgggcttTGTGTCGCAAATGAGCCCCGTCTGTCCCCAcggctggccctgctggctgtccccGCGGCTGTCCCCATcgcctgtccctctgtccccccccggctgtcccctcctgcctgtccctctgtcccccctgcctgttcctctgtcccccccagctgtcccctcctggctgtcccctctgtccccccctacctgtccctctgtccccctgtccctctgtccctctgtcaccccctgcctgtccccctgtcccccccgcctgtccctctgtccctctgtccctctgtccctctgtccgtCTGTCCCGTCTGTCCCCGCTGGCTCCGCTCCCGGCAGATGGAGCGGCCGCAGCTGCTCCCGGGAATCCGCCGGGAATCCCGAGCGCCGGGAGCGCGCCCCGCCCCCTGcccatcatcctcatcctcctcttcctcatcctcatcgtcatcctcatcatcatcctcatcatcctcatcttcatcatcctcatcctcctcatcatcctcatcctcttcttcatcctcatcctctgcACCTTCATCCTCttcgtcctcctcctcctcctcctgctcatccgttctctt
This window of the Motacilla alba alba isolate MOTALB_02 chromosome 25, Motacilla_alba_V1.0_pri, whole genome shotgun sequence genome carries:
- the LOC119711603 gene encoding helix-loop-helix protein 1-like; this translates as MMLNSEPSSLAVPSAHPEPEPAPGAGAGAGAGAGPAGKEPLSREERRRRRRATAKYRTAHATRERIRVEAFNVAFAELRRLLPTLPPDKKLSKIEILRLAICYISYLNHVLDV